The sequence below is a genomic window from Chloroflexota bacterium.
CCAGCGAGTGCCCAAGCGCGTTGATCGCCCACACGAGCGGCTGTCCGTCGGGGACGTTCATGGAAGAGGAGTCGAGCGCGTGGCGGAGCTCCTCGTCCTCGCCCGAGGCCATCACCGTGTGCACGTTGCAGACGCATACGAACCCACGCTCCTGCTGGTCCACCATCGCGTCGATCCAATCAAGCGTCTGCCCGTAGTCGGTCAGGGCCAAAGGCACGCTCACGACCTCCACGCTCCGCACCGTCCTGGCCGGGGCCGGCGCGGCTCGCAGGGAGCCTGCCGGATGCATCGCTCTATTTTCTCGTCTGTACATCATGCCTGGATCGAAAACCCTACGGGTTTCAACGTAGAGGAAGCACTGGGGTTTCGCTTTTTCGCCGTTCTGGAGGAAATTCCCTGGCCTTTAGATCGCGCGGCGGTATGCTGTTTCTTGACAAGGACGTCGCTCGGACCCGCGAGCATCGCCCCCTTTCTCGCGGGTCTCGGACGGCCCCCAGCCCTACCAGGGTCGTCCTGCGGTCGGGCCCGTACCGCGTAAGTGGTACGGGCCCGGCTTTGCTTTTGAGCATGCGAAATCACACCTGCTCAGACGAACACTTCCCGGGATCGATCGACCCCTAAACCGACTAACCTGCCACGCCGCATGGACTGCCTGGTCACCGGAGGCGCCGGCTTCATCGGCTCCACCCTCGTGGACGCTCTCCTGGAGCGCGGCGACCAGGTCACGGTGATCGACAACCTGACCACCGGCAGCCTCCGCAACCTGGAGCAGGCCCTCTCCGGCGGCGCGGCTCTGCACGAGATCGACATCCGTGACGCGCGCGCGGTGGACGACGTGTTCGCCACCGCCCGTCCTGAGCTCGTCTTCCACCTGGCCGCGCAAGCCGATGTTCGTGTCTCGGTGCAGCGACCCGTGCACGACGCCGACACGAACGTCCTGGGGACGATCGCGGTGCTGGAGGCGGCTCGGACGCATGGCTGCCGTAGGTTCGTGAACACGTCCACGGGCGGCGGA
It includes:
- a CDS encoding glycosyltransferase, which encodes MPLALTDYGQTLDWIDAMVDQQERGFVCVCNVHTVMASGEDEELRHALDSSSMNVPDGQPLVWAINALGHSL